ttaaatttcatttttgaaagaaattatggAAGAGTTCATAAAAGAGTCAAAAACACCAGCAACAGTGGAACATGCAAGCAGCAGACATGTTTCAAACAAACATCtattgcaaattttagccaATTCACACTTAAAAAACGCTTTTCTGTTCAAAGAAGTAAATAATGAATGGATAAACtccaaaaaaggaaaaatttgaaagaaaactgAAAAGTTCATGTGTGCAGGCTGCAACAAAAGCTGGGATGTCATGTGTGATTACTTATACATCATCAACAGCCGACCAGGTTATTCCTTTCCCTCTAATCTATAGCTGTCTTAGACGAGAAATACTTTTCTTACTTGTTAGAAGCTGATAGCCAAATCATTGACTCCTTCATGTTTACTTGTAATGCCTTCAGGATTTTAAAGATGCCATAGCAATGTACCCTGATCTGAGTAATGTTAGGTAGGATttccatttaaattttaatgagaTTCCACCCTCTTTCTGCATTGATGTTTATTCATCTAGTTCTTACCAATTCTGCAGATTAAAAGACCTGGAGTTATTGCTTCAAAATGTTGTTGCTGCCAGTTAGAGAGATTCAGCATATTGCTGGGAAGAAATATCAAGAATTTTGCAGCTTTTATGAAATTCTAAATGTTTGccattttgaaattattaccTGAAGGTATTCTTTTTCCCTATAAAAGAaggtattaattttttattgtttgttgGCAGAAAcatgaagaataaaaaaagaaaaagtagcaaatcctgtataatttttttgttggcAGCAATTCTGAAGGTgtgcaaaatataaaaacgAAATGTTTTAGCTTCAGGATCTTCTTGTGATGGAATTTGGGGTGAGCACGTACGATCAGACCCGGCCCATGAtaatattagttaaataatagtaataaaatcaTGGAATTATCTTGTCTTGTAAAAACTAGATGTGAAGAACGTTATTTTATCAATCAATAGTGAAGACTAAAACCGGAAAATCAAAAACTCTCCACCTGTAAATTTGCAATTCTAAGTGGCATTTTACAACAGGTTAATCATATAAGTTTGTGGTTGATTATACCTCAATATTTTGTGGGACTGAGGCAGCTGCCTTAGCATCCACCAgccctgatgatattaggctTTCTTTGGTTCCCCGCATTGGAGAGGACTTCACAGGTTTTTTATCCTATTTCTGATTATATTTTGCTTGGTTTATTCCGTTTTGATAAATGACAAGTATAAAATAGTTGGAAAATCTAATTCTCACATTGCTCAAGAATGGAACACTGGGGATATTTGTTACTTATCTATTGGGTGTAATATTATTCTCTAAAATCTCTATGGTGGTTATTTGATTTCAGTGGATCACCTCTCAATTATGAAATTCTGAAATAATAagttaaagatttaaaaacccagtctatttattaattatggtGTACTTATATGCAGTAAAGAAGGACAAGAATTATAGAGAGTCTTGGCAATTTGCAACTGGCATCTTCtccttttgtttaaaaaacAAAGTAAATTCTCTTGAGACAGGGGAGTGACAAATACAGGTGGGactacataaataaaaagttgtggaaaaacaaagaaaagacaGGAAAACTGTAAAATGTATTACCTTCATTTTGTGGAAAGGTATAAACTTCTAACTTCTCCATTCCAACCTCagttaaacaaaagaaaaaaaggaaagaaagacaTGACCCATAAATATAGTAGTGGATGTTAAACTAGGTTGcaggaaaaacaaaagaaatcaatacgacacaatacaaaaatataagaatttctaaaaaaattaaacaacgaatgcaataaaaaaatctacaataattatatatatatatatatatatacacacacttttaaatgtaaaacaattaatgtaaaaaattaatataataagaaaattatataataaaaagttaaaattatctataaatgaaatgtaaaataaatataaaaaatataaaatattttttagagtaagaaatttaattaaatagaaacatattttaaaataatctctcaaatttttaaaaataataaaatatatcttttgaaatttataaaatatgtctgaaatttttttaaaaattgtagCATTCAAAATATATccgatataaaaatataattcattttaaaattttcatgcAAATTAAATGCTTTAGCCCAAGAAAATTGTCGGGaggtattttataaaaaaaagtctCTTCAATTGTCTCTCTGCTTAAGTTTTAATATAGACAAGACACGTGTCTAATTTCTTGTATTTCACTATTAcccgattttctttctcctcttAAACCTTGTAGTCATAGATTTCAAAATCCAcgtcttttatttattaatggtaattgtttttttatattaatattcatataaaGTCTTGTCTATTTAAGTCATAATCTATTTAGAATtactttgtttaatttattgataacttgATCAAGAAAAGTAAGCTATCAATAAAGTATTGAAGTCTAATCCGAACTccgatatattttaaataatagttaGATTGACCGGCCAGTTACTCCGATGACAAAGTGAGTAATAGTTTTAAGTTATAAAGTTTATAGTAATtgtaaaataatgaatataccTGATATGTTGTATTACagtcttttatataaaaattgaaagtcTCCTAGTCCTACAAGGAGTAAGACCTTGTGAATATAAAATCTCCCAATCctataagaattattttttttggtcaTATAACAAAATCTTAGATCGGATCGGATTTCTAACTAGAGTTTGACTAAGACTTAGTCTTTAAAACCTCTTGTTGTACTTAAATTTAGACTTAGTGAGCCATATGTTTCTTGGCTATGAAAATGCGGCATGCAATGCTCGGCCTACTCTTTCATGATCGGTCTATTCTATCATGCTCGACCTATTTTTTATGGTCGGCTTACTCTTGTTTGCTCGGCCTATTCTATCAAGCCACTCAAGGCAGTTCGAGtctttttttcataaactTGATGTAAATGACTTGAATTTACTTTCTACTCGGTCTATATTTTGATCAGTTATCACTTATTATTATAGTACTACATtacttgtttcttttttattttattttatatagtacCATTTACTTagaatttatgtgtttttgttaatataataataactattatTTAGTCCCTTTTAGATGGCAAGCTAAAATCAATAgtttaaaattgataatttaatcaagatgaaattattgaaattagTCAAAAAAACTATGACCACAAAAAGCTAAAGTATCATTAATAGAGGAGgaactaataaaaagaaacaaataataactacttttattaaaaaaagtttaattataaattaaattttgaatcttacattttttaataaatttatctgattgtttcaaaatttcaaaacaaATACCTATTcttacaatttatttttaaaaatagtttttgaTGATAACTTTTGAAATCTCAcagtaaaaaaaatgatgttgGAAGTTAAATgtacttattaaaaaaataacaataatgaatcagtaaaaataatttatcccAGACTTAATAATATGACTATTAAAAATCTCACATATATTCATTCTTTCAcatattttaatctaaatgtaataaatctttaattgactcactaatttttatgttagtaAGTAGAATTGACTTGTCTTCatcattaaatttcaaaaattattactgaaaagtatttttaaaataaattgaaagtataagtgtttattttaaaattctaaaataattgaataaaattattaaaaatataaagtttaaaatttagttagtAATTAAGCAGCTCGAAAGATAATTTTAGATGGttcattaaaaaatctaaaatgcAGTACGCTCAagtttaactaaaaaataaatttatcttaacaaGTCTACGAAAGGATTTCAATATGTTTTTAATGTcatgtttggttgaaatctattaagaaatttattttatttgaaaaaaatatatgaaagagaaattaaatttgaaataataaaattgaaagagatattttaatattatgaaatatattgacaaagtaatatgaaaatcatttagaaattctacctattttatcacaatttaatttagttataactaATCTcacacaaatttaaatatgtagaattctaaattaacttttacttCATTCAAAGCATATAAACTTTGTATTTGTAagtaaatttcataaaatttataaatttcaaccaacgacaatgtaaaaaaaaatgcaattaaatttaattcattttatgcATGAAATTATTGCTAGTTATGATAcgtgaataattaataatagcTGAATTCATTTAATTCTTTGTAGTACtagttgatatttattaatttatttcttattatttaggtttataatttatgtgaataaaaatagtagaagattttgaaaaaagatacaaaaatatgaaaagctatttttaatttatgattgcAACTGAAGCTTATGCTCATATTTCTACGAAAAGCTTTTCATTAgtgaaaatgaagaaagtaaCAGTAAAACTTTTGAGAATTCAAACGAAGAGGAAGATGATaccttttaaaagaaaatgagaggaTTATATGAGTAGTTAGAGTTGCAGTCAtcataaatgaaaagaatttcATATATAACGATTGATAAGAAaccaatttataaatatttttgcaaAAACTAAAGTTGAACTGAAGTTTTTAATTGTCATGTAGTTTTTCACTTTTCACAAATCGAACTTATCCTTAAATAATACAGAGGTTGCTTTTCTAAACCGCAACTTCAAGATTAAAGCCACATAGACCCATAATGCAGACAAGAGTAAcatcatcctttttcttctgaGGCCAACAgaaaatcccataaaaggaaaataagaaGCAGGACGAAGCATTCTTTTCCATATCATTAATTAGCcgaaaaatagaagaaaaaaaatgagttCAGTTGGATTCAGAAAACCTCATGCAGTATGTGTCCCATATCCATCACAGGGTCATGTTACCCCTATGATGCAACTTGCCAAGCTTTTGCATTCAAGAGGATTTCACATAACCTTTGTCAACACAGATTTCAACCATACCCGTCTGATCCGGTCTAGAGGACCGGATTCCGTTAAGGGTCTGCCGGATTTCCGATTTGAGACCATACCAGATGGGCTGCCGCCCTCTACTTTTGATGCTACACAAGATGTTCCATCCTTGTGTGATTCAACAAGAAAAAATTGTTTGGCTCCATTTAAGGAACTAGTAAGCAAGTTGAATTCATCACCATCAACTGAAGTGCCCCCAGTTAGCTGCATAATTTCAGATGGAGTTATGAGTTTTGGCATTAAAGCTGCAGAGGACTTGAGCATTCCACAGGTTCAGTTTTGGACTGCCTCAGCTTGCAGCTTCATGGCATATTTACACTACAATGAGCTCGAAAGAAGAGGCATCATGCCGTACAAAGGTACATCTTTTTTGGTCTTGATTTAAtcttaaagaagaagaatcatTCAATAGAACTCATAGGCGACTAAGTTTAAGCTCATAACTGTTCAATCGAAGTGGATATGTTCACTAGACCGTTGTAAGAGATAATACGActtaaaaagtttatatattcATGTCTTAACTTTAtcctttgtttttcatttgaaGATTTCCTGAATGATGGCATTAGTGATACCCCAATTGACTGGATCTCTGGCATGACTAACATCCGACTGAAGGATATGCCACTATTCACTAAGACCTCAAATGATGAAATAATGTATGATTTCATGGGATCAGAAGCATGGAACTGCTTGAACTCATCTGCAATTATCTTCAACACATTTGATGAGTTTGAATATGAAGTTTTAGAAGCTATAACTGCAGATAAGTTCCCACGCAAGATTTACACAATAGGTCCACTAAACTTGCTTGCAGGGGACATATCAGAAAGTAAATCCAAGTCATTTGCATCAAGTTTATGGAAAGAAGACTCGAACTGTCTTGAGTGGCTTGATAAAAGAGAAGTTAAGTCTGTTGTGTATGTAAACTATGGAAGTGTAACTACCATGACAGCAGGACACTTGAAAGAATTTGCATGGGGCCTTGCTAATAGCAAACACCCATTTTTGTGGATAATAAGGCAAGATATAGTAATGGGTGACTCTGCAATCTTGTCCCAGGAATTTATTGAGGAGATCAAGGACAGAGGATTCCTAGCAAGTTGGTGTCAGCAAGATCAAGTGCTTGCACATCCATCAGTTGGTGTTTTCCTGACACACTGTGGATGGAATTCTACAATGGAAGCTGTTAGTCATGGCGTGCCTATAATCTGCTGGCCGTTTTTCGCTGATCAACAGACTAACTGCAGATATGCATGCACTAAATGGGGGAATGGTATGGAGGTCAATCATGAtgtaaagagaaaagaaattgaaggtCTTGTTAAGGAAATGATGGAAGGGGATGATGGGAAGCGTAAGAGGGAAAAAGCATTGGAGTGGAGAAGAAAAGCAGAAGAAGCTACAAGCGTCGGAGGATCATCTTACAATAACTTCAGTAGATTCATTAAGGAGGCTCTCCATTGTGATGAGCAACTTGTAGAATGAACTCGAAGTACTGTAAGAATGAGGGACACTATTACTGGGTATTAATTCTATGTTCATTAATTATGTTTAGGTCTACAcattatttaatgaataaagcTGCGGTAATCATTCTAGGATATGATAAATTGCTGGAGgcttatatttttcattttaatactTCCACCAGtaagctttcttttctttttcccttttcccTTTCCTTAATCTCTGTACTGAAGCACTCTTTTCTTTAAACACCAAAGTTTCCTGATATAAACACAtttgttttcctttcttttccattttctttcctgtttttttagaaagaaaaatcatctATTCTGATACTTtgtaccttttttttttgagccatgctccttttcttcttccttgcTTCTCGTCTTTCACGTTATTTTACGAgttaaacaaataataaaaaattgtaacTACAGAGAAGGATATCTAGACATAGATGGACAACGAAGTAAATACGACtctttttaaacaaaagataCGAGTGGGATGTGTTCAAAATTCTGCAACTTCTAGTCACTTCCAAACTCATAATATGAATCACTTACGCAAGTACAATATAAAAGGCAAATGCATATGCCATTGCCATCGCTCGCCGGAAGATTGAGACTTAACCCAATGACTCATCCACTGCATCACTGTTTATTAGTCTTGAAACCATGTGTTCTGTCTTCTGCAAGGAAAAACAACAGAATTCAAGTGTATGCTTCAATTAACTTACCATGGAGAAAATGACTTCTTACATAGACTCAAAGGTAGGTTTGAATGACCATGAAAACTTCGTTTGGAGAATTACATATCATGTTGCAGGATCTCCGAGAGTGCAGGACATGCATATATGATCTAGTTTGCACGAAACTTCaaaaaaaaacatttcttattattttttatatttttatttatttttaaaaattttaaaaaaatatctttttaagaaaaacttaCTTGGATTTCCTATTTTGcgaaaagttttaaatttttttctacttatttgttttctatttataaactatttttaattttttctattatataaattttttgttatattaatattcttaatttttaattatcttttatctaaaaatctttatatacatgtatattttcttatacattatttttctcttagtctataataattatataattgtaaatataaccaattatattaattatatataaattgtaaCTTTTATGATGACAAAAACAATGAacaatagaaaattaaaaattattatttattttatatatatatagattaatatttttcagacgttttgttttctaattttttctaaaaaatttatattttgatatcgTATTGTGTGGTGTTGCATTTTCCGTACAACCAATATAACATATGCCCAATCAGTCCAAAAGTTTATGAGTATCTTAAAATAGTAATACCTTCAGATAAATGGTTCAAATGGCAAACATTTAGAATTTCGTAAAGTTAAAAATTCATTGTTTTCCCATGAGAATAAATCAGAAACAtgaatagaataaaaattagcAGATCCTGAATCTTTATTTGCTACCACCTGTGGTGAAGCTGTACAAAGAACAAAACACAGATggtttatttgtttataaattttgctgtttttttataaaaaattttttatctaaaattagtgtgtattttcctttataattaatttattaattttaaataataaaatatatattaatcatctaatattaaaatatataatttaatatcaaaattcataatattataatatgtcTCACTCTATTATTTATCTATCATTATGCAACAAGCCACTTGCCACTAAAGTTGGGTTTTTGTGATTTGCTGCTAATGCCTaatacagttttttttttttttagctgTAAAGATGACAATATGGTAAAAACCGCTATAAATATGAGCTTCAATTCAGCCCTGGTCAATAATTTCTTGGTTAATTACTATATTCCTCtgtaattacttttttaatatttacaaattatattttttattttataattttgtactaaaaaaaatttctcagACTTTCTGTTAAATAATTGTTaactaattttgatttatatagCTCTTGATTTCAGTATAATACAAAAAttgcttttaatattttgtctattatattaaaattctcttgTATTTGAAagtcaatataatatttaactttttaaactttttattgaagttataattctaatataaaaaagttaataataaaaataatatttactttttttgatAGTTCAATTtaaacaatataaattttataatatttttctaaatataagtaatttttaaatttttagattttgactAGGACTAgattatgttaaaaattagagtaagcaaaaaaatttagttaattattcttatacatatttatagttttactcaaaataaaattttatcctaatttaataaaaaaattaattttagacaagtctattagttaataataaaGTTAGTGATTCagttgaaatttcttttaccaatttaattttttaattgttttgatcttaaataaaataaataataggtgattttattaaaagataagaaatttctaaaataataaacaaattataaagACCAATTTATATCAAAATCAGAAAGTAGATAGAATAAACTATACTTAGTTAAAAattgtttaacaaaaataattttttagtataaaattatgacatacaaagataaaatatatagcgtttaaatgttaaaagaataactaatataatatagaaaaatatggagagcaatatatatatatatatatatattgagacatagaatatatttttgatacgtacacttatttttaatatgagatgaGGTGTGagtttatatgaatttttatgatttttttatt
The sequence above is drawn from the Ricinus communis isolate WT05 ecotype wild-type chromosome 7, ASM1957865v1, whole genome shotgun sequence genome and encodes:
- the LOC8281245 gene encoding linamarin synthase 2, translating into MSSVGFRKPHAVCVPYPSQGHVTPMMQLAKLLHSRGFHITFVNTDFNHTRLIRSRGPDSVKGLPDFRFETIPDGLPPSTFDATQDVPSLCDSTRKNCLAPFKELVSKLNSSPSTEVPPVSCIISDGVMSFGIKAAEDLSIPQVQFWTASACSFMAYLHYNELERRGIMPYKDFLNDGISDTPIDWISGMTNIRLKDMPLFTKTSNDEIMYDFMGSEAWNCLNSSAIIFNTFDEFEYEVLEAITADKFPRKIYTIGPLNLLAGDISESKSKSFASSLWKEDSNCLEWLDKREVKSVVYVNYGSVTTMTAGHLKEFAWGLANSKHPFLWIIRQDIVMGDSAILSQEFIEEIKDRGFLASWCQQDQVLAHPSVGVFLTHCGWNSTMEAVSHGVPIICWPFFADQQTNCRYACTKWGNGMEVNHDVKRKEIEGLVKEMMEGDDGKRKREKALEWRRKAEEATSVGGSSYNNFSRFIKEALHCDEQLVE